Proteins found in one Thermovenabulum gondwanense genomic segment:
- a CDS encoding subtype B tannase: MGGYHYFKLRDLGPVFGFSVTFDVNSGSTVLVTGRISLIFDEKNYSIKTMNIGDKAITYRAYENVIYVSNPVDAGYEIMNIYVPEEYYQGKTIGGYTAETAPIFLPNKVGGYMPAKPDSPGFKQDGSPNASLVALSKGYIVASPGARGRTLKDEKGLNTGKAPACIVDLKAAVRYLRLNDKIMPGSAERIISNGTSAGGAISALLGATGNNADYEPYLEEIGAAKVRDDIFAASCYCPITNLDNSDTAYEWQFNGVNEFNFAGRKGTLTEEQIKVSNQLKAMFPAYVNSLGLKKADGTPLTLDSNGNGTFKEYVKSFLIASAQKALDKGVDLSSIDALTIKDGKVVDIDFEKYIKYITRMKPTPAFDALDLSSWENSLFGTATVDSQHFTKFSRENSTKAGTLADAKTIKMMNPMYYIGTKGTTTAKYWRIRHGAMDRDTSFAIPVILATKLQNEGYDVDFEMPWGVGHGGDYDLEELFKWIEDTVKKAK, from the coding sequence ATAGGCGGATACCATTATTTTAAACTCAGGGATTTAGGACCGGTATTCGGATTTTCTGTAACATTTGATGTTAATTCAGGCTCGACTGTTTTAGTAACAGGAAGGATAAGCCTTATTTTTGACGAAAAGAATTATTCTATAAAGACAATGAATATCGGTGATAAAGCTATTACTTACCGTGCCTATGAAAATGTAATCTATGTATCTAATCCGGTGGATGCTGGTTACGAAATAATGAATATTTACGTGCCTGAGGAATATTACCAAGGTAAAACTATAGGGGGATATACCGCTGAAACTGCACCGATCTTCTTGCCTAATAAGGTAGGGGGGTACATGCCTGCAAAACCAGATAGCCCCGGATTTAAACAAGATGGTAGCCCTAATGCTTCATTAGTAGCTCTATCAAAGGGATATATAGTAGCATCGCCGGGTGCCCGTGGACGCACTTTAAAAGATGAAAAGGGATTAAACACTGGCAAGGCACCTGCCTGCATAGTAGATTTAAAAGCAGCCGTGCGATATTTGCGTTTAAACGATAAAATAATGCCGGGCAGTGCGGAAAGGATAATATCCAATGGTACCAGTGCTGGAGGAGCGATATCTGCACTTCTCGGGGCGACAGGAAATAATGCTGATTATGAACCATATTTAGAAGAAATTGGTGCGGCTAAAGTAAGGGATGATATATTTGCAGCTTCCTGCTATTGCCCCATAACAAATCTGGATAATTCTGATACGGCTTATGAATGGCAGTTCAATGGTGTAAATGAGTTTAATTTTGCCGGAAGAAAAGGTACTCTAACAGAAGAGCAGATTAAGGTATCTAATCAGTTAAAAGCAATGTTCCCAGCATATGTAAATAGTTTAGGGCTTAAGAAAGCTGACGGCACGCCGCTAACGTTAGATTCAAACGGTAATGGCACTTTCAAAGAATATGTTAAATCCTTCTTAATTGCTTCTGCTCAAAAAGCATTAGATAAAGGAGTAGACTTATCAAGTATAGATGCTTTAACAATAAAAGATGGGAAAGTAGTGGATATTGATTTTGAAAAATATATAAAATACATTACCAGGATGAAACCAACACCCGCTTTTGACGCTTTGGATTTAAGCAGCTGGGAGAATAGCTTATTTGGAACAGCAACTGTAGATAGTCAGCATTTTACAAAATTCAGTAGGGAAAACAGCACAAAGGCTGGAACTCTTGCCGATGCAAAGACAATTAAGATGATGAACCCAATGTACTATATCGGGACTAAAGGGACAACAACTGCAAAATACTGGAGAATACGCCACGGGGCAATGGACAGAGACACTTCTTTTGCAATTCCGGTAATCCTTGCGACAAAACTGCAAAATGAAGGCTATGATGTGGATTTTGAAATGCCCTGGGGTGTGGGACATGGTGGAGATTATGATTTAGAAGAGCTTTTTAAGTGGATTGAGGATACCGTGAAAAAAGCAAAATAA
- a CDS encoding AfsR/SARP family transcriptional regulator, which produces MSLLKIFLSNRKKCFTKNELIEILYKDSEIKDPVNALKVIIHRLRKMLIEAGLPGKEWIIFDKGRYCWNNIIPCEIDSENFEEILSEASKKDYPLEKRIELYKKAAELYKGDFLASSEIEDWIIFSSIRYQNLYINCIKTLYNLLSYLNEYEALLNILEKAINVLKYSEEIHIYYVKCLIKLKRFNEAREYFTTVTNLFFNELGMNVTQGFRELYLEISNEMAEKEYNIEDVVKILKQNDEPNAYYCNLLSFIENCKILLRATVRSKTNAHIISFTIMETQGAAKDEKEIIKYMKVLREIIGKNLRMGDIYTQVGQNRILIMILGAKLGNCYAIVERIKKEFHKMYKGKGLKIEGKILPARDFESIL; this is translated from the coding sequence ATGAGTTTATTAAAAATTTTTCTTTCTAATAGAAAAAAATGCTTTACAAAGAACGAGCTCATTGAAATTTTATATAAAGATTCTGAAATAAAGGATCCCGTGAATGCTTTAAAGGTGATAATTCACAGGTTGCGGAAAATGCTTATAGAAGCAGGGTTACCCGGAAAAGAATGGATTATATTTGATAAAGGGAGATATTGCTGGAATAATATTATCCCTTGCGAAATAGATTCGGAAAATTTTGAAGAAATTCTCTCTGAAGCTTCAAAGAAGGATTATCCTTTGGAAAAACGGATAGAACTTTACAAAAAAGCGGCTGAATTATATAAAGGGGATTTTTTAGCATCAAGTGAAATAGAAGACTGGATAATTTTTTCTTCAATTCGATATCAGAATTTATATATTAATTGCATTAAAACGTTGTATAACTTATTGTCTTATCTTAATGAATATGAAGCTTTACTTAATATTTTGGAAAAAGCAATTAATGTTTTGAAATATAGCGAGGAAATTCATATTTACTATGTAAAATGTTTAATAAAACTTAAACGTTTTAATGAGGCAAGAGAATATTTTACTACGGTGACCAATTTATTTTTTAATGAATTAGGGATGAATGTTACCCAGGGATTCCGGGAATTGTACCTTGAAATCTCAAACGAAATGGCTGAAAAAGAATATAACATTGAGGACGTTGTTAAAATATTGAAGCAAAATGATGAGCCAAATGCTTATTACTGTAATTTATTATCCTTCATTGAAAATTGTAAAATTCTTTTAAGGGCTACTGTTCGAAGTAAGACAAATGCCCATATAATCTCTTTTACTATAATGGAGACTCAAGGGGCAGCTAAGGATGAGAAGGAGATTATTAAATACATGAAAGTTCTAAGGGAAATTATTGGGAAAAATCTCAGAATGGGCGATATATATACTCAAGTGGGTCAAAATCGGATTTTAATTATGATTCTTGGTGCAAAATTAGGAAATTGTTATGCTATAGTGGAACGTATAAAAAAAGAGTTTCATAAAATGTATAAGGGCAAAGGTTTAAAAA